One part of the Dysidea avara chromosome 10, odDysAvar1.4, whole genome shotgun sequence genome encodes these proteins:
- the LOC136236951 gene encoding GATOR2 complex protein WDR59-like, which translates to MTSETEFQTYESGCVVRNYRELQFNNFAIDSSSERIAATIQKSIAILDLENPEGPQPLRKLGRQNKYDIRVLEWNPSETNGNLLASTSQNKLDIWDAVTSRDPLNSVKAHTRAVSDLNWSYSDSNCIASCSVDSYVYTWDVRDLRKPKLSFKAVAGASCVRWNRLDSHTLASAHDSDVRIWDSRNPSTAVGYISAHVNKIYGLDWSYLSNKGLTTWSQDASVKFWNISTPREPVHVLKGYARPVWKALNTPFGHGLALSLAQHIHGSGDERVFLQNFSDLITPLHIFTGHTDSILDIQWRANDKYNNYSLISWSRDYTLRIWDITPAMKEGCVQSNDEEKTKSPPPSTIPITKPKVDITSEYSPSTPSDSVFSQQPVQTLEQEFSLLNLDIPNLDMEQLEASQRSCTVKIHNDSQLVRLIITFPSHYPNAAPGFIVDTATNIDTSQQQELIQKLQDSAQSFMKQGKPCLQHCIKLLANTLQLFSARPAPPVTKPNVYDLTTLQDDNIPFARTSGARFCSCGILVVFNRPRGLVLPTMEGKKTPRSMSMYKVHIRNQGTYVSQTTSINNKLQVPSANWRSKKHQSMVPYVIKEPHRKLSKNPYVGLVMVMDTSSLLPVNRDLANNYVLQAKNIEEMCQQNAAVALSAGRTDLVKTWSIAAMVANTSERVAASPDDDEAPWPIHPFARPLIQSLFSYYTKIYDIQTLAMLSCVFQAYDNTMATAMGVDDDGPNGFTIVVQQSKIGSPKHNHDFGDFENPEEEEMAQHKINCRLLDHHLTNQCNEMVRCYSNVLYCWRMFSLRAELLSFNATKDKEQTTIGFLNHCNKCIHPVNTPSCDFCKALSLSCSICHVAVKGISSFCPQCCHGGHLFHMLDWFDKNSECPSGCGCNCSRVSYVTQNSN; encoded by the exons ATGACTTCAGAGACAGAGTTTCAGACTTACGAGAGCGGTTGTGTGGTACGCAATTACCGTGAGCTGCAG TTCAACAACTTTGCGATAGACAGCAGTAGTGAAAGGATAGCAGCTACAAT CCAAAAGTCCATAGCAATATTGGATTTAGAAAATCCCGAGGGACCACAACCACTGAGAAAGTTAGGACGACAAAACAAATATGACATCAGAGTGTTAGAGTGGAACCCCAGTGAAACAAATGGCAACCTACTAGCCTCAACT AGCCAGAACAAGTTAGATATTTGGGACGCTGTTACTAGTCGCGATCCTTTGAATTCTGTAAAAGCTCACACCCGAGCGGTCAG TGATCTCAATTGGTCCTACTCAGACTCCAACTGTATAGCGTCATGTTCAGTTGACTCATATGTGTATACCTGGGATGTGAG GGATCTTCGGAAACCAAAACTATCATTCAAAGCAGTTG CTGGTGCCTCTTGTGTAAGGTGGAACAGACTAGATAGTCACACACTGGCCTCAGCACATGACTCTGATGTTCGTATCTGGGACAGTAGG AATCCTTCAACTGCTGTTGGATACATCAGTGCTCATGTGAACAAAATCTATGGTTTAGACTGGAGCTACCTTAGCAACAAGGGATTAACAACTTGGAGCCAAGATGCCTCTgtgaag tTCTGGAACATTTCTACACCTCGTGAACCAGTACATGTGTTAAAGGGCTATGCTCGACCTGTTTGGAAAGCATTAAACACA CCATTTGGTCATGGGCTGGCACTATCATTAGCTCAACACATTCATGGTAGTGGAGATGAGAGAGTGTTCCTACAGAACTTTAGTGACCTTATTACTCCACTACACATCTTTACTGGCCATACTGACTCCATCCTGGATATACAGTGGCGTGCTAATGATAAATATA ACAACTACTCACTGATTAGCTGGTCTCGTGACTACACCTTAAGAATATGGGACATCACTCCTGCCATGAAGGAG GGTTGTGTACAAAGTAATGATGAGGAGAAAACCAAGTCCCCACCTCCTTCAACTATTCCCATCACTAAACCTAAAGTGGATATTACTAGTGAATACTCCCCATCCACCCCATCTGATTCTGTCTTCTCCCAACAACCAGTTCAAACTCTGGAACAAGAGTTCTCCTTACTAAACCTTGATATTCCTAACTTAGATATGGAACAG TTGGAAGCTAGCCAGCGTAGTTGTACGGTAAAGATCCACAATGACTCTCAACTGGTCAGACTGATCATCACATTTCCATCACATTATCCTAACGCTGCACCTGGCTTCATTGTGGACACTGCCACTAACATTGACACTTCTCAACAACAAGAGCTAATACAA AAACTTCAAGACAGTGCACAGTCATTTATGAAGCAAGGTAAACCATGCCTGCAGCACTGTATTAAACTACTGGCCAATACCCTCCAGCTTTTTTCG GCTCGTCCTGCTCCACCTGTAACGAAACCAAACGTGTATGACTTGACCACCCTCCAAGATGACAACATCCCATTTGCAAGGACTAGTGGTGCAAGATTTTGTTCTTGTG GTATATTGGTGGTGTTTAATAGGCCTCGTGGACTAGTGCTACCTACGATGGAAGGCAAAAAGACCCCTCG TTCTATGTCTATGTACAAGGTACACATTCGTAACCAAGGAACATATGTGTCCCAAACAACATCAATAAATAACAAATTACAAGTTCCCTCTGCCAACTGGAGATCTAAGAAACATCAATCAATGGTACCTTATGTTATTAAAGAA CCACACCGTAAGTTGTCAAAAAATCCTTATGTTGGATTGGTGATGGTGATGGACACATCTTCTCTTCTTCCTGTAAACCGAGACTTAGCAAATAACTATGT GTTACAAGCTAAGAACATAGAGGAGATGTGCCAACAAAACGCTGCAGTAGCCCTGAGTGCTGGCAGAACAGATCTGGTGAAGACATGGTCAATAGCTGCAATGGTGGCCAACACTAGTGAACGTGTGGCAGCTAgtcctgatgatgatgaggcccCATGGCCTATACATCCATTTGCTCGTCCCCTTATCCAGTCACT GTTTTCCTACTATACCAAAATCTATGACATTCAAACACTAGCAATGTTGTCTTGTGTGTTTCAAGCATATGACAACACCATGGCAACTGCTATGGGTGTTGATGATGATGGACCCAATGGGTTTACTATAGTAGTACAACAGTCTAAG ATTGGTAGTCCAAAACACAACCATGATTTTGGAGATTTTGAGAATCCCGAAGAGGAGGAGATGGCGCAACATAAGATAAATTGTCG ATTATTGGACCACCATTTGACTAATCAATGTAATGAAATGGTTCGCTGTTACTCTAATGTCTTGTATTGTTGGAGGATGTTTAGTTTACGAGCTGAGTTACTTTCATTCAATGCTACAAAGGATAAAGAACAAACAACAATTG GATTCCTCAATCATTGTAACAAGTGTATCCACCCTGTTAACACACCATCATGTGATTTCTGCAAGGCATTGTCTCTCTCTTGCAGCATTTGTCATGTTGCAGTAAAAG GAATATCAAGTTTTTGCCCACAGTGTTGCCATGGTGGTCACTTGTTCCACATGTTGGACTGGTTTGACAAGAATAGTGAGTGCCCTAGTGGCTGTGGCTGTAACTGTTCCCGTGTCAGTTATGTAACGCAAAATAGCAACTAA